A genome region from Thermomonospora amylolytica includes the following:
- a CDS encoding helix-turn-helix domain-containing protein, which yields MAAQSSTDPNRPWAEVPRELAEHMRPYLDEVADDMIGEIQARVREYDRPPDAPYSSTLRMAVERVLHYFVERVADPDGEHESVTDFFHAIGRGEAGEGRSLDAMQSALRVGLMVAWRRICEGAVHLNMPPATLGAIGEALLAYQDELAAAAAAGYAQAQAAVAGEMQRRRQRLLSLLLAVPPASPEAINDQAAAAQWPMPRTVAAVALGKHPYDPAHPAFPPDILADLTRPVPSLIVPDPDGPGRAKLIDRTLGGCTAVVGPTVPVAEAGRSMEWARRALALAERGLIERNTGVIRAAEHLSTLILFQDEELLDGLSRIRLAPLAHLRPSQQDRLAETLLAWLQSGRNANEVAMRLHVHPQTVRYRLRQLEDLFGDQLLDPDLRFELEIVLRARCLTEQEHRAARSRRTASGEVVALRR from the coding sequence GTGGCGGCGCAGAGCTCGACCGACCCGAACCGGCCCTGGGCGGAGGTGCCCCGGGAACTGGCCGAGCACATGCGGCCGTACCTCGACGAGGTCGCCGACGACATGATCGGCGAGATCCAGGCCCGAGTCCGCGAGTACGACCGGCCGCCGGACGCCCCCTACTCCAGCACCCTGCGGATGGCCGTCGAACGGGTGCTGCACTACTTCGTGGAACGGGTCGCCGACCCCGACGGCGAGCACGAGTCGGTCACCGACTTCTTCCACGCCATCGGGCGCGGCGAGGCCGGTGAGGGCCGCAGCCTGGACGCCATGCAGTCGGCGCTGCGGGTCGGGCTGATGGTGGCCTGGCGGCGGATCTGCGAGGGCGCGGTCCACCTGAACATGCCGCCCGCCACGCTCGGCGCGATCGGCGAGGCCCTGCTGGCCTACCAGGACGAGCTGGCCGCCGCGGCCGCCGCCGGATACGCGCAGGCTCAGGCCGCCGTGGCGGGGGAGATGCAGCGCCGCCGGCAGCGGCTGCTGAGCCTGCTGCTGGCCGTGCCCCCGGCCTCCCCGGAGGCGATCAACGACCAGGCCGCCGCCGCCCAGTGGCCGATGCCGCGGACCGTCGCCGCCGTCGCCCTCGGCAAGCATCCCTACGACCCCGCCCACCCGGCGTTCCCGCCCGACATCCTGGCCGACCTGACCCGGCCGGTGCCCAGCCTGATCGTGCCCGACCCGGACGGACCCGGCCGCGCCAAGCTGATCGACCGGACGCTGGGCGGCTGCACGGCGGTGGTCGGCCCCACCGTCCCGGTCGCCGAGGCGGGCCGCTCGATGGAGTGGGCGCGCCGGGCGCTGGCGCTGGCCGAACGCGGCCTGATCGAACGGAACACCGGCGTGATCCGGGCCGCCGAGCACCTGTCCACGCTGATCCTGTTCCAGGACGAGGAACTGCTGGACGGCCTGTCCCGCATCCGGCTGGCCCCGCTGGCGCACCTGCGGCCCAGCCAGCAGGACCGGCTGGCCGAGACCCTGCTGGCCTGGCTGCAGTCCGGGCGCAACGCCAACGAGGTCGCGATGCGGCTGCACGTCCACCCGCAGACCGTCCGCTACCGGCTGCGCCAGCTCGAGGACCTGTTCGGCGACCAGCTCCTGGACCCCGACCTGCGCTTCGAGCTGGAGATCGTGCTGCGCGCCCGCTGCCTGACCGAGCAGGAGCACCGCGCCGCCCGCTCCCGCCGCACCGCCTCCGGCGAGGTCGTCGCACTACGCCGGTAA
- the sigE gene encoding RNA polymerase sigma factor SigE, translating into MAWTPPTWEEIVREHSARVFRLAYRLTGDKHDAEDLTQDVFIRVFRSLSSYSPGTFEGWLHRITTNLFLDKARRRQRIRFDALPDDAADRLGGREPGPAQIYEDRHLDAGIQAALDSLPPEYRAAVVLCDIEGLSYEEIAATLGVKLGTVRSRIHRGRAHLRKALGDRTPVHMS; encoded by the coding sequence ATGGCGTGGACGCCGCCGACCTGGGAGGAGATCGTCCGCGAGCACTCCGCCCGGGTGTTCCGGCTGGCCTACCGCCTGACCGGGGACAAGCACGACGCCGAGGACCTGACCCAGGACGTGTTCATCCGGGTCTTCCGCTCGCTGTCGTCGTACTCCCCCGGCACCTTCGAGGGCTGGCTGCACCGCATCACCACCAACCTCTTCCTCGACAAGGCCCGCCGCAGGCAGCGCATCCGCTTCGACGCCCTGCCCGACGACGCCGCCGACCGCCTGGGCGGCCGGGAGCCGGGCCCCGCCCAGATCTACGAGGACCGCCACCTCGACGCCGGCATCCAGGCCGCCCTCGACTCCCTGCCGCCCGAGTACCGCGCCGCCGTCGTCCTCTGCGACATCGAGGGCCTGTCGTACGAGGAGATCGCGGCCACCCTGGGCGTTAAGCTCGGCACCGTCCGCAGCCGCATCCACCGCGGCCGGGCGCACCTGCGCAAGGCCCTCGGCGACCGCACCCCCGTACACATGTCTTGA
- a CDS encoding NUDIX hydrolase, translating into MTDADPNHDDYEALRRSRPDLFVNPPGGHVQILPEFPDEHGPYGIRYRDPYVTVVRDPVRFPDGRTGGYLRILHTSGSAGAAVLPVRDGRVVLIRHFRHATRRWHWEIPRGFCDPGETPEQNARRELAEELGGGLHRIEHIGRLHTDTGLYGGVVDLFWAAVGEPTRPTGHEGINDILTLDLPALTAMLERGEITDSFTLAALLHAQARGLAPYG; encoded by the coding sequence ATGACGGACGCGGACCCGAACCACGACGACTACGAGGCCCTGCGCCGGTCCCGGCCGGACCTGTTCGTCAACCCGCCCGGCGGGCATGTGCAGATCCTGCCGGAGTTCCCCGACGAGCACGGCCCCTACGGGATCCGCTACCGCGACCCGTACGTCACGGTGGTGCGCGACCCGGTCCGCTTCCCCGACGGCCGCACCGGCGGATACCTGCGGATCCTGCACACCTCCGGCTCGGCGGGCGCGGCGGTCCTGCCCGTGCGCGACGGCCGGGTCGTGCTGATCCGCCACTTCCGGCACGCCACCCGGCGGTGGCACTGGGAGATCCCCCGCGGCTTCTGCGACCCCGGCGAGACGCCCGAGCAGAACGCCCGCCGGGAACTGGCCGAGGAACTCGGCGGCGGCCTCCACCGGATCGAGCACATCGGCCGGCTCCACACCGACACCGGGCTGTACGGCGGCGTCGTCGACCTGTTCTGGGCGGCCGTCGGCGAGCCGACCCGCCCCACGGGCCACGAGGGCATCAACGACATCCTCACCCTCGATCTCCCCGCGCTGACCGCCATGCTGGAGCGCGGGGAGATCACCGACTCGTTCACCCTGGCCGCCCTGCTGCACGCGCAGGCGCGAGGACTGGCGCCCTACGGCTGA
- a CDS encoding acyl-CoA synthetase: MARSYNLADLLEIMAEAGPDRPALVAGAERRTYRELDERASRVAHHLAAAGVRPGEHVAILSWNRAEWLESMFGIFKIRAVPVPVNYRYVSAELRHVLADSDAVALIGERSLLARVEEVRADLPGLRHLMVLEDGGDQEIPGAVRYEDALKDASPADDFPERSNDDHYIMYTGGTTGYPKGVVWRCEDIFFGALGGGNILGEPITSPEALAENAAKPPMAVLDCAPVMHGAGQWVALMGLFGGTKVVLYTEHAFDPVTALNLVAAEQANVIMLVGDVMGRPIARELATGRYEVSSLLAVASGGAPLTDAVKDEIRATLPHAVFLDTYGASETGACGPAVGGKEGTARFQMGPGITVLDDDLRPVRPGEIGRLARSGHIPLGYYNDPEKTATTFFTDAEGTRWSVPGDFATLAEDGTIVLLGRGSLVINTGGEKVYPEEVEVALKDHPDVYDCVVVGLPDERFGQCVSAVVAPRPGAEPTLEELTGFLRDRLAGYKLPRRLKLVPEVRRTAVGKSDYKWARTVLAEA, translated from the coding sequence ATGGCGCGTAGCTACAACCTGGCCGACCTCCTGGAGATCATGGCCGAGGCGGGCCCGGACCGTCCCGCACTGGTGGCGGGCGCCGAACGGCGCACCTACCGGGAGCTGGACGAGCGCGCGAGCCGGGTGGCCCACCATCTGGCCGCCGCGGGGGTGCGTCCCGGCGAGCACGTGGCGATCCTGTCCTGGAACCGGGCCGAGTGGCTGGAGAGCATGTTCGGGATCTTCAAGATCCGCGCCGTGCCCGTTCCGGTGAACTACCGGTACGTCTCCGCCGAACTGCGCCACGTGCTGGCCGACTCCGACGCGGTGGCGCTGATCGGCGAGCGCTCCCTGCTGGCCCGGGTGGAGGAGGTCCGCGCCGACCTGCCGGGGCTGCGCCACCTGATGGTCCTGGAGGACGGCGGCGACCAGGAGATCCCCGGGGCGGTGCGCTACGAGGACGCCCTCAAGGACGCGTCCCCGGCCGATGACTTCCCGGAACGCTCCAACGACGATCACTACATCATGTACACCGGCGGCACCACCGGCTACCCGAAGGGCGTGGTGTGGCGCTGCGAGGACATCTTCTTCGGCGCCCTCGGCGGCGGGAACATCCTGGGCGAGCCGATCACCAGCCCCGAGGCCCTGGCCGAGAACGCCGCCAAGCCCCCCATGGCCGTGCTGGACTGCGCCCCGGTGATGCACGGCGCGGGCCAGTGGGTCGCGCTGATGGGGCTGTTCGGCGGCACCAAGGTCGTGCTCTACACCGAGCACGCCTTCGACCCGGTGACCGCGCTCAACCTGGTGGCCGCCGAGCAGGCCAACGTGATCATGCTGGTCGGCGACGTGATGGGCCGGCCCATCGCCAGGGAACTGGCCACCGGCCGGTACGAGGTGTCCTCGCTGCTGGCCGTCGCCTCCGGCGGCGCGCCGCTCACCGACGCGGTCAAGGACGAGATCCGCGCGACGCTGCCGCACGCGGTGTTCCTCGACACCTACGGCGCGTCCGAGACCGGCGCGTGCGGCCCGGCGGTCGGCGGCAAGGAGGGCACCGCCCGTTTCCAGATGGGTCCTGGCATCACCGTTCTCGACGACGACCTGCGGCCCGTGCGCCCCGGCGAGATCGGCCGGCTGGCGCGCAGCGGCCACATCCCGCTCGGCTACTACAACGACCCGGAGAAGACGGCCACGACGTTCTTCACCGACGCCGAGGGCACCCGCTGGTCGGTTCCCGGGGACTTCGCCACCCTGGCCGAGGACGGCACGATCGTGCTGCTCGGCAGGGGTTCGCTGGTCATCAACACCGGCGGCGAGAAGGTCTACCCCGAGGAGGTCGAGGTCGCGCTGAAGGACCATCCCGACGTGTACGACTGCGTCGTGGTGGGCCTGCCGGACGAGCGGTTCGGCCAGTGCGTCTCGGCGGTCGTCGCGCCCCGGCCCGGGGCCGAGCCCACGCTGGAGGAGCTGACGGGGTTCCTCCGCGACCGGCTCGCCGGGTACAAGCTGCCGCGCCGGCTCAAGCTGGTGCCGGAGGTGCGGCGCACGGCGGTCGGCAAGTCCGACTACAAGTGGGCGCGCACGGTTCTCGCCGAGGCGTGA
- a CDS encoding sensor histidine kinase, with translation MSTIRARDTVIAAVVSVLALGALAVAVDLIVRDVVTSQMLSQTQLAGRRVSGAVRDGTLRTPIPADADGIMLQVVGPDGRVRNANRAAWGRPPVSDLRPTAEQRIHDYVECGRPGYPQCMLVEAIRATTAPDSVVVYAAAPMPVMLTSGLLEALLGTIVLLLSAAVAYVTWRMVGRTLRPVEEIRTQLSEITASDLSRRVPEPPGEDEIAQLARTANETLRRLEHAVARQRQFASDASHELRTPIAALRANLEDAAMHPDDTDLEEVVRAALRDTDRLESIITDLLLLARIGTGGAAAQERIDFTDLVTAELARRNPPVCLRTDLHPGIEVRGVRMQLVRLLHNLLDNAERYAETFIEVRLARDPAAPDPHLVLTVTDDGVGIPEPDRERVFERFTRLDTARSRSAGGTGLGLAIARDIATAHNGTLTIEDTPKGARFALRLPLT, from the coding sequence ATGAGCACGATCAGGGCCCGGGACACCGTCATCGCGGCGGTCGTGTCGGTGCTGGCGCTGGGGGCGCTGGCGGTGGCGGTGGACCTGATCGTCCGCGACGTCGTCACCTCGCAGATGCTCTCCCAGACCCAGCTGGCCGGCCGGCGGGTGAGCGGCGCGGTGCGGGACGGCACGCTGCGGACGCCGATCCCGGCCGACGCCGACGGCATCATGCTGCAGGTGGTCGGGCCGGACGGGCGGGTGCGCAACGCCAACCGGGCCGCCTGGGGCCGTCCGCCGGTCAGCGACCTGCGTCCCACCGCCGAGCAGCGCATCCACGACTACGTGGAGTGCGGGCGGCCCGGCTATCCGCAGTGCATGCTGGTGGAGGCCATCCGGGCGACCACCGCGCCCGACTCGGTGGTGGTCTACGCCGCCGCCCCGATGCCGGTGATGCTGACCTCGGGGCTGCTGGAGGCCCTGCTGGGGACGATCGTGCTCCTGCTGTCCGCCGCGGTCGCCTACGTCACGTGGCGGATGGTCGGCCGCACCCTCCGCCCGGTCGAGGAGATCCGCACCCAGCTGTCGGAGATCACCGCCAGCGACCTGAGCCGCCGGGTCCCCGAGCCGCCCGGCGAGGACGAGATCGCCCAGCTGGCCCGGACCGCCAACGAGACGCTGCGCCGGCTGGAGCACGCGGTGGCCCGCCAGCGCCAGTTCGCCTCCGACGCCTCCCACGAGCTGCGCACCCCGATCGCCGCGCTGCGCGCCAACCTGGAGGACGCCGCGATGCACCCCGACGACACCGACCTGGAGGAGGTCGTGCGGGCCGCGCTGCGCGACACCGACCGGCTGGAGTCGATCATCACCGACCTGCTCCTGCTGGCCCGCATCGGCACCGGCGGCGCCGCCGCCCAGGAGCGGATCGACTTCACCGACCTGGTCACCGCCGAGCTGGCCCGCCGCAACCCCCCGGTCTGCCTGCGCACCGACCTGCACCCCGGCATCGAGGTCCGCGGCGTCCGCATGCAGCTCGTCCGCCTGCTGCACAACCTCCTCGACAACGCCGAACGCTACGCCGAGACGTTCATCGAGGTCCGCCTGGCCCGCGATCCCGCCGCCCCCGACCCCCACCTGGTCCTCACCGTCACCGACGACGGCGTCGGCATCCCCGAACCCGACCGCGAACGCGTCTTCGAACGCTTCACCCGCCTCGACACCGCCCGCAGCCGCTCCGCCGGCGGCACCGGCCTGGGCCTGGCCATCGCCCGCGACATAGCCACCGCCCACAACGGCACCCTCACCATCGAGGACACCCCCAAGGGCGCCCGCTTCGCCCTCCGCCTCCCCCTCACCTGA
- a CDS encoding phytoene desaturase family protein — translation MGSVDAVIVGTGPNGLAAAVTLARAGLAVELYEQHDTIGGGLRTVSLFDPDVRHDVCSAVHPMAAASPFFREFGLQERGVELIRPEIAYAHPLPGGRAALAAADLDRTCAGLGADGERWRRLMAPLVARGHGVVDLIMSAPRPRPSDPVAAALFALRVPRLAAGSGPFTGQEARALLAGVAAHLVGPLPSPAGAAVALLLGHLAHGTGWPLPRGGSGRIADALAADIRAHGGVLHTGRRITDLGELPRAKAVLLDVAPKGLLALAGDRLPHRYRRALGRFRYGPGAAKVDFLVSEPVPWAAPEVAAAGTVHLGGTQEEVFRAETATARGRRVDEPFVLVVDPAAVDPSRAIPGKRPVWAYAHVPNGDPRDPVDIVRRRIEAYAPGFTDTIIAARGVPAARMEDHNPNYVGGDISAGAMTLRQALLRPTPRLDPYRTPLPGVYLCSASTPPGPGVHGMSGHLAALSALRREFGVRNPPPPSP, via the coding sequence ATGGGAAGCGTCGACGCGGTGATCGTCGGGACCGGGCCGAACGGGCTCGCCGCGGCGGTGACGCTGGCCCGCGCCGGGCTGGCCGTGGAGTTGTACGAGCAGCACGACACGATCGGCGGGGGGCTGCGGACCGTCTCGCTGTTCGACCCGGACGTGCGGCACGACGTGTGCTCGGCGGTGCACCCGATGGCCGCCGCATCGCCCTTCTTCCGCGAGTTCGGGCTGCAGGAGCGCGGGGTGGAGCTGATCCGGCCCGAGATCGCCTACGCCCATCCCCTGCCCGGCGGGCGGGCCGCGCTCGCCGCCGCCGACCTGGACCGCACGTGCGCGGGCCTGGGGGCCGACGGGGAACGGTGGAGGCGGCTCATGGCCCCGCTGGTCGCGCGCGGTCACGGGGTGGTGGACCTGATCATGTCCGCCCCCCGCCCCCGGCCGTCCGATCCGGTGGCCGCGGCGCTGTTCGCCCTGCGCGTGCCGAGGCTCGCCGCCGGGTCCGGGCCGTTCACCGGGCAGGAGGCGCGGGCGCTGCTGGCCGGGGTGGCCGCGCATCTGGTCGGGCCGCTGCCCTCGCCGGCGGGCGCGGCGGTGGCGCTGCTGCTCGGGCATCTGGCGCACGGCACCGGGTGGCCGCTGCCGCGCGGCGGCAGCGGCCGGATCGCCGACGCCCTCGCCGCCGACATCCGCGCGCACGGCGGCGTCCTGCACACCGGCCGGCGGATCACGGACCTCGGTGAGCTGCCCCGGGCGAAGGCGGTGCTGCTGGACGTCGCCCCCAAGGGGCTGCTCGCCCTGGCCGGAGATCGGCTGCCGCACCGCTACCGCCGGGCGCTGGGGCGTTTCCGGTACGGGCCGGGCGCGGCCAAGGTCGACTTCCTGGTGTCCGAGCCCGTCCCGTGGGCCGCGCCGGAGGTGGCCGCCGCCGGGACCGTGCACCTGGGAGGCACCCAGGAGGAGGTCTTCCGCGCCGAGACGGCCACCGCGCGGGGCCGCCGGGTGGACGAACCGTTCGTCCTCGTGGTCGACCCCGCCGCCGTCGACCCGTCCCGCGCGATCCCCGGCAAACGCCCCGTGTGGGCGTACGCGCACGTGCCGAACGGGGACCCCCGCGACCCGGTGGACATCGTCCGCCGCCGTATCGAGGCGTACGCCCCCGGCTTCACCGACACGATCATCGCGGCGCGCGGGGTGCCGGCGGCGCGGATGGAGGACCACAACCCCAACTACGTCGGCGGGGACATCTCGGCCGGGGCCATGACGCTGCGCCAGGCGCTCCTCCGCCCCACGCCCAGGCTCGACCCGTACCGGACTCCGCTGCCGGGGGTCTATCTGTGCTCGGCCTCCACCCCGCCCGGTCCGGGCGTGCACGGCATGTCGGGCCACCTCGCCGCCCTGTCCGCCCTCCGCCGCGAGTTCGGCGTCCGCAACCCTCCCCCGCCGTCCCCTTAG
- a CDS encoding alpha/beta fold hydrolase — translation MEIVYERRGEGPPLVLLHGIGHRWQAWAPVMDRLARERDVVAVDLPGFGASPPLPAGRPYTLDVVLEILAGFFDRLGLGRPHIAGNSLGGLFSLEAADRGLVSSATVLSPAGFYTRPELVWATTVLRASRLGTRLPEWLLGRLARDPRRRRAMFGMIYGHPDRLDLAELLADGRALRDCAGFEPTIRAGGSVRFAGSCAGVPVTIAWGTRDRLLLPIQMMRAQQRLPEARFVWLPDCGHVPMGDDPELVARVLLEGSDVPLLEPKDGAGPGRRTVVGTADVDVEDAERAS, via the coding sequence GTGGAGATCGTCTACGAACGCCGGGGTGAAGGGCCGCCGCTGGTCCTGCTGCACGGGATCGGGCATCGGTGGCAGGCGTGGGCGCCGGTGATGGACCGGCTGGCGCGGGAACGGGACGTCGTCGCCGTCGACCTGCCGGGGTTCGGGGCCTCGCCGCCGCTTCCGGCGGGCCGGCCGTACACGCTGGACGTGGTGCTGGAGATCCTGGCCGGGTTCTTCGACCGGCTCGGGCTGGGCCGGCCGCACATCGCGGGGAACTCGCTGGGCGGGCTGTTCTCGCTGGAGGCCGCGGACCGGGGGCTGGTGAGCTCGGCGACGGTGCTGTCGCCCGCCGGTTTCTACACCAGGCCGGAACTGGTGTGGGCGACGACCGTGCTGCGGGCCTCGCGGCTGGGGACGCGGCTGCCGGAGTGGCTGCTGGGCAGGCTGGCCCGGGATCCCAGGCGGCGCCGGGCCATGTTCGGGATGATCTACGGGCATCCGGACCGGCTGGACCTGGCGGAACTGCTGGCGGACGGCCGGGCTCTGCGGGACTGCGCGGGCTTCGAGCCGACCATCCGGGCCGGGGGCTCGGTGCGGTTCGCGGGCTCGTGCGCCGGGGTGCCGGTGACGATCGCCTGGGGTACGCGGGACCGGCTGCTGCTGCCGATCCAGATGATGCGGGCGCAGCAGCGGCTGCCCGAGGCGCGGTTCGTGTGGCTGCCGGACTGCGGGCACGTTCCGATGGGAGACGATCCCGAGTTGGTGGCACGGGTGCTGCTGGAGGGCAGCGACGTTCCGCTACTGGAGCCCAAGGACGGCGCGGGACCGGGACGGCGGACGGTCGTGGGGACCGCCGACGTGGACGTCGAGGACGCCGAGCGGGCCTCCTGA
- a CDS encoding YceI family protein, translating into MSLDTVAPGLTAGTWNIDPAHSEVTFAIRHLMSKVRGVFTDFSGTVEIAEDLAESSATVEIKMASVDTRNADRDNHVRSAEILDIENHPVMTFRSTGLRSEGGDHYLDGELTIKGVTRPVTLEVEYNGVGEDPWGGTRVGFSARTSINRKDWGVEFNIPLQGEKVLLSDKVDIQLEIQAVRA; encoded by the coding sequence ATGAGCCTGGACACCGTCGCCCCCGGCCTGACCGCCGGCACCTGGAACATCGACCCCGCGCACTCGGAGGTCACCTTCGCCATCCGCCACCTGATGAGCAAGGTGCGCGGCGTGTTCACCGACTTCTCCGGCACCGTGGAGATCGCCGAGGACCTGGCCGAGTCCTCCGCCACCGTCGAGATCAAGATGGCCTCCGTCGACACCCGCAACGCCGACCGCGACAACCACGTCCGCTCCGCGGAGATCCTCGACATCGAGAACCACCCGGTGATGACGTTCCGCTCCACCGGCCTGCGCAGCGAGGGCGGCGACCACTACCTGGACGGCGAGCTGACCATCAAGGGCGTCACCCGCCCGGTCACCCTCGAGGTCGAGTACAACGGCGTCGGCGAGGACCCGTGGGGCGGCACCCGCGTCGGCTTCTCCGCCAGGACCTCGATCAACCGCAAGGACTGGGGCGTCGAGTTCAACATCCCGCTCCAGGGCGAGAAGGTCCTGCTGAGCGACAAGGTCGACATCCAGCTCGAGATCCAGGCCGTGAGGGCTTGA
- a CDS encoding glutamate--cysteine ligase family protein yields MGKDVPRFAISGEDRRRYRDKVRRNLDVLARMLRESQFEFHRPHIGLEIELNLVDGRGEPLMRNADVLKAIADPAWATELGQFNVEVNIPPRELGGGGTGELEQEILAYIRHADQRARELGGALVMVGILPTLRQADIGEEALSANERYKLLNEQIFAARGEDLYIRIDGTERLAVHADTVLPEAACTSAQFHLQVSPDAFASYWNAAQCVSGVQVALAANSPFLFGRRLWHETRITLFEQATDTRPEELKSQGVRPRVWFGERWITSVFDLFEENTRYFPALLPLCEEEDPVATLERGDIPQLGELSLHNGTIYRWNRPIYAVVNGKPHLRVENRVLPAGPTVADMVANGAFYYGLVRMLAEEERPLWTRMSFAAAEDNLHRAARNGIDSLIYWPGYGEVPATELTLRRLLPLAHEGLDRWGVDPAKRDRLLGIIEQRCLTGRTGAQWQIDMVRLIEENEDVSRHEALRRMTNRYIELMNTNEPVHTWPVEL; encoded by the coding sequence ATGGGCAAGGACGTGCCCCGGTTCGCCATCAGCGGGGAGGACCGGCGCCGGTATCGCGACAAGGTGCGCCGCAACCTGGACGTGCTGGCCCGCATGCTGCGTGAGTCGCAGTTCGAGTTCCACCGGCCGCACATCGGGCTGGAGATCGAGCTCAACCTGGTCGACGGGCGCGGCGAGCCGCTGATGCGCAACGCCGACGTGCTCAAGGCCATCGCCGATCCGGCGTGGGCCACCGAGCTCGGACAGTTCAACGTGGAGGTCAACATCCCGCCGCGGGAGCTGGGCGGCGGCGGGACCGGTGAGCTGGAGCAGGAGATCCTGGCCTACATCCGGCACGCCGACCAGCGGGCCCGGGAGCTGGGCGGCGCGCTGGTGATGGTGGGCATCCTGCCGACGCTGCGGCAGGCCGACATCGGCGAGGAGGCGCTGTCGGCCAACGAACGCTACAAACTGCTGAACGAGCAGATCTTCGCGGCCCGCGGCGAGGACCTGTACATCCGGATCGACGGAACGGAGCGGCTGGCCGTCCACGCCGACACCGTGCTGCCCGAGGCCGCCTGCACCAGCGCGCAGTTCCACCTGCAGGTGAGCCCGGACGCCTTCGCCTCGTACTGGAACGCCGCGCAGTGCGTCAGCGGCGTCCAGGTGGCGCTGGCGGCCAACTCGCCGTTCCTGTTCGGGCGGCGGCTGTGGCACGAGACCCGGATCACGCTGTTCGAGCAGGCCACCGACACCCGGCCGGAGGAGCTGAAGTCGCAGGGGGTGCGGCCCCGGGTGTGGTTCGGGGAACGCTGGATCACCTCGGTGTTCGACCTGTTCGAGGAGAACACCCGGTACTTCCCCGCGCTGCTGCCGCTGTGCGAGGAGGAGGACCCGGTCGCCACCCTGGAGCGCGGGGACATCCCCCAGCTCGGCGAGCTGAGCCTGCACAACGGCACGATCTACCGCTGGAACCGGCCGATCTACGCGGTCGTCAACGGCAAGCCCCACCTGCGGGTGGAGAACCGGGTGCTGCCCGCCGGCCCCACCGTCGCCGACATGGTGGCCAACGGCGCGTTCTACTACGGGCTGGTGCGGATGCTGGCGGAGGAGGAACGGCCGCTGTGGACGCGGATGTCGTTCGCCGCCGCCGAGGACAACCTGCACCGCGCCGCGCGCAACGGGATCGACTCGCTGATCTACTGGCCCGGGTACGGGGAGGTCCCGGCGACCGAGCTGACGCTGCGCCGGCTGCTGCCGCTGGCGCACGAGGGCCTGGACCGCTGGGGAGTGGACCCGGCCAAGCGGGACCGGCTGCTCGGCATCATCGAACAGCGCTGCCTGACCGGCCGGACCGGGGCGCAGTGGCAGATCGACATGGTCCGGCTGATCGAGGAGAACGAGGACGTGTCGCGGCACGAGGCGCTGCGGCGGATGACCAACCGCTACATCGAGCTGATGAACACCAACGAACCGGTGCACACCTGGCCGGTCGAACTGTGA